The following proteins come from a genomic window of Balearica regulorum gibbericeps isolate bBalReg1 chromosome 9, bBalReg1.pri, whole genome shotgun sequence:
- the TM4SF1 gene encoding transmembrane 4 L6 family member 1: MCFGRCARCIGYKLLILALLSIVANILLYFPNGETRFASEHHLGKYVECLHGILGGGLLVLIPAAVFIGLHNDDCCGCFGHEDCGKSCAMLSSVLAAFVGILGSGYCVIISALGLSHGPYCFTHLERNWIYPFTESSGGYLFEYNKWSQCQEPQNIVQWNTTLFSILLVLGGIEFILCFIQIINGILGGLCGLCCSHEETYAC, encoded by the exons ATGTGTTTTGGAAGGTGTGCTAGATGTATTGGTTATAAGTTGCTCATCCTTGCCTTGCTCAGCATCGTGGCCaacattttactttattttccgAATGGTGAAACAAGATTTGCTTCAGAGCATCATCTCGGCAAATATGTGGAGTGCCTTCATGGCATTCTAGGTGGAGGCCTTTTG GTACTCATTCCAGCTGCAGTGTTCATTGGGCTTCACAATGATGACTGCTGTGGGTGCTTTGGCCATGAGGACTGTGGGAAAAGCTGTGCG ATGCTGTCCTCAGTTCTGGCAGCCTTTGTTGGGATCCTTGGTTCTGGATACTGTGTAATCATTTCAGCATTGGGCTTGTCTCACGGACCATATTGTTTTACTCACCTAGAAAGAAACTGGATCTATCCTTTCACTGAATCCTCTGGAGG GTACTTGTTTGAGTATAACAAGTGGTCTCAATGTCAAGAACCTCAAAACATTGTGCAGTGGAACACCACCCTCTTTTCCATCCTCCTTGTCCTGGGAGGAATAGAGTTCATTCTGTGCTTCATACAGATAATCAATGGCATTCTTGGAGGACTATGTGGGTTGTGCTGCAGTCATGAAGAG ACATACGCTTGCTAG
- the TM4SF18 gene encoding transmembrane 4 L6 family member 18 isoform X2, with translation MGPASSSWILTATGKQFLQHLILLLAIILITLECSVFYRCCQSESCNKTYRSFISIVLALLGVAFSAYSCIIFTLGLIQGPFCNSSGGWDYIFKDTAGGYLTDYSAWSRCTEPANIVEWNIILLSVLIALSGLQLIICSLKVAAELKRTLCGTYSVFVQARIL, from the exons ATGGGCCCAGCATCCAGCTCATGGATATTGACAGCAACAGGAAAACAGTTCTTGCAACACTTG ATCCTTCTGTTGGCAATAATTCTAATAACACTGGAGTGCAGCGTGTTCTATCGATGCTGCCAGAGTGAGAGCTGTAACAAAACCTACAGG AGTTTTATTTCAATTGTCCTAGCCCTGCTTGGAGTTGCTTTCTCTGCATACAGTTGCATCATTTTTACCTTGGGGTTGATCCAAGGCCCCTTCTGCAATTCATCAGGTGGATGGGATTATATCTTCAAAGACACTGCTGGAGG GTACCTCACAGATTACTCTGCTTGGTCTCGGTGCACCGAACCTGCTAACATAGTGGAGTGGAACATCATTTTACTCTCTGTTCTGATAGCGCTTAGTGGACTGCAGTTGATCATCTGTTCTCTCAAAGTAGCTGCTGAGCTGAAACGGACTCTCTGTGGGACCTATTCTGTTTTTGTCCAG GCCAGGATTCTGTGA
- the TM4SF18 gene encoding transmembrane 4 L6 family member 18 isoform X1 has protein sequence MALETCGSCLSCLLIPLALWSIVVNILLYFPNGKASHAASYQLPNYVWYFEGICFSGVMILLLAIILITLECSVFYRCCQSESCNKTYRSFISIVLALLGVAFSAYSCIIFTLGLIQGPFCNSSGGWDYIFKDTAGGYLTDYSAWSRCTEPANIVEWNIILLSVLIALSGLQLIICSLKVAAELKRTLCGTYSVFVQARIL, from the exons ATGGCTTTAGAGACATGTGGAAGCTGTTTGAGTTGTCTGCTGATACCTCTTGCACTTTGGAGTATTGTTGTTAACATCCTATTATACTTCCCTAATGGGAAAGCTTCACATGCTGCCAGTTACCAGCTTCCCAACTACGTGTGGTATTTTGAAGGGATCTGTTTCTCAGGTGTGATG ATCCTTCTGTTGGCAATAATTCTAATAACACTGGAGTGCAGCGTGTTCTATCGATGCTGCCAGAGTGAGAGCTGTAACAAAACCTACAGG AGTTTTATTTCAATTGTCCTAGCCCTGCTTGGAGTTGCTTTCTCTGCATACAGTTGCATCATTTTTACCTTGGGGTTGATCCAAGGCCCCTTCTGCAATTCATCAGGTGGATGGGATTATATCTTCAAAGACACTGCTGGAGG GTACCTCACAGATTACTCTGCTTGGTCTCGGTGCACCGAACCTGCTAACATAGTGGAGTGGAACATCATTTTACTCTCTGTTCTGATAGCGCTTAGTGGACTGCAGTTGATCATCTGTTCTCTCAAAGTAGCTGCTGAGCTGAAACGGACTCTCTGTGGGACCTATTCTGTTTTTGTCCAG GCCAGGATTCTGTGA